DNA from Felis catus isolate Fca126 chromosome B3, F.catus_Fca126_mat1.0, whole genome shotgun sequence:
tcacatttctttaaaattgtaggtagagcatgcaactcttgatctctggatcatgagtttgagcaccacattgagTGTATAGCTTACTCAAAAACAAGTTGTACtctgttctctttaaaaatgttttctggtgTTATCTCAGTAGTTTACTCAACATTTGTGCAACAATTTCTTACATACATTAGCTACAAATAGTTCATGTCCAGACAATGCACTAAAGCTCATTGattatttttgatgatttttaatgttttaactgTCACAAGCCAAGACTGCCCCTACTTTGTTTGTGCCCCTGCATATGAGCTACATTTTATCAAATATCTGAGTGCTTACTTTGTGCCACACATTGAGGCTACAGGGGCAAGCAAAGTCAACAGGGTCTACCCCTCACAGAGGGTACCTAGGCAACATCACCTTGAGAAAATAAGGAAACCCATGGGTGGGATGGAGAAAGTTAACTGAAAGAGGGCCCACTGGCCTTGTGAGGGAAGCTCAACTTCCAACAAGCCAGTCCATTGAGAACACGCATCAGAAGGTGATCTGCACTTTTTATAAGTCATTTTCACCATAGGTTTAGAGAAAGTAGTGTTTACTGTATATAATGGCTCTCAATTCTTGTAATTAATGGAATAAATATCAACTAAAAATCACTTACAGAAATCCATAGATTGAATTGCCTTGAATTAGCCTAATTGAATCTACTGGGAGAAAACTTTGGCAGTATAACAGCTCCTTCATTTTGCTATTTTGAAATATCAATCAATCAAGGTGATATAAACCTGAAGGTTGGGatcttaatttttcagttttctaaagGAAATAGTTTAGCCATTGGAAATAAAGCcaaatagtaaaaaaagaaaatagtaataataataataatgataaataataaatcctCAGTATTATCAAAATGTCTACCTTGGCAAAGAAACTTGAAATACCACTtataattattctaaattctcAAAACTTTAATCATATTAAACCGTAACTCTTTGGGAGCTCgggaaaatgtatataaaaacaaGATGCTTTAAAGCTAGCTCTTTGGAAGAAGAGATAGGTCTTTTTATCTCTAGATCCCAAGAACATAGCTAATACAAAGCTTCAATATTGAATGAATATTTGCTACTTTTGTGTAACCTTGCAAATTTAAATTATCAGGTCCTTGTTTTACAGCTTTTGGCTGATGCCATCATTTATGCTCAAAAAAATAGTTCTTGGAAACTTTTCATCTGGCCCAGTGGACCCTTTGATGGCTGATGCTATTGATTTCATGGTGGACAGGGTAAGGATCATGGCGTTGGGGTGGGGACACCTTGTACTAGAAATTTTTGTGTCTCCTTGCTTCCTGATGGTATATCTGTCTCACTGAGTATGTATTAGAGATGTTTGCTAAACAGCCTTCCATATTAACTTTAACACAGCCACACAGATTATTACTGTTGGTAAGTAATTCAACAGAATCACTTgggggaagcttttaaaaatacagattccaggggcacctgactggctcagtcagtatagcatgggactcttgatctggggatcatgagttcgagccccatgttgggcatggagcctacatttaaaaaaaaaaaaaaaaaacaaaaacagattccaAGGCCTCTCCAGCGCATTGAACTGGAATCCCTGGGTGTGGGAACTGGGAACCTATATTTTTACTCtgttccccctctttctccttgaGGTGAATCTCAAGTAGCAGGTCTACAGACTTGGATTTAGGGACTACGGGGCTAGATGGTTTTTCTGAGGTCTCTTCCAGCTCcaaaatctcttaaaaatgtttatctgtcACTTGTGAGTTATAGGAAGTGGCTTGCTGCCCACAGGTACCTGGTTGAAGAAGCAATTCATGTTGAGGGCTATGGATGCCAGGTTCCCACAGTAGAAAAATGGCACCACCTGGGAGGCCCATGGTCTCACAGATACATTATATTTCCTCCTTGGTGATCTTTTTGGACCCACCACACGTGATACCACCTTTATAAGCACAAATATTACACTTAAAGGAAATGtgggaaacaaaattaattcaaaacctTTGCCTGTGTTTCTTCCTACAGCTGGAAAGTTTGGGTCAGAGTGAACTGGCTTCAAGACTGACCCTGAATTGTCAAAATTCTTATGTGGAACCTCATAAAATTCGGGACATCCCTGTAACCATTATGGATGTAAGCTTCCTTTTAAGTCAAATAGATGCTTTACCCTTTTAACTGTATATATCAAAATcctcataattattttataatttttcagtgtACCTCTTCCAATGCTgccttggattttttttacaccctccccccacccactttttcagttctaaaacaaTCAACGTATTGCTTAccctatttttttcctgataggaATAACACCATTGAAGtaggaataaacataaacaaacatggTAGTCCTTACCCATTCTGATATATTTTTGCTACAGTTATCAACAGATATTGCATTTTAGCTATTACACATCTATGTAGCAAAGAAAAGTTGCCTCATGGAGTCAGAAAATCAAGAATTCCATAAAATCTAATTAGCACAAAAGCTTGCTTCTTATATGCTCgagttgtggtaaaatatacgttacaaaatttaccattttaaccatttttaagtgtacattaaGTAAACttaagtggcattaagtacatttacagtgttgtgcaactgtcaccatcatccatttccagaacttttcatcatcccaaactgaagctctgtacccattaaacactagcTCGCCATTCCCCCCTCCTTCCAGACCCTGGTACCCAAcattatactttctgtctctatgtatttGACTGTTCTATGTACCTCACGTAAGGTACATAGACTATAAGGAATCACATAATATTTGTACTTCTGTGTCTGGCTGaattcacttagcagaatgttttCAAAGTCTATTCATGTTGTGGCGTGTATTAAACGCTGAATAATACTCTCTTGTATGCAGgtaccacatttggtttatccagcatctgttgatggacatttgggttattccACCtctgggctattgtgaataatgctgctgtgagcattggtgtacaaatatctgtttgagtacCTACTTTCACATCTTGTGGGTATATACggagaagtggaattgctgagccATATgtaattctgtttaactttttgagaaaccatgataccattttccacagtggttgtaccattttacattcccaccagcaatgcacaagggttcgaattgttccacatcctccccaacactcgttattttctgttttttgataaTAGTGATTCTAAtagatgtgaagtggtatttcattgtggtttggcttatttttttttttaaatcatgtaacTATTTTGCCTCATAAACGGGTTTATTCCTGGattcaaataatgttttttaagaaTTGATTTTTGTCCAGAAATTTACAAGCATGTAAATAATAACTTCTCATTCTTCACTGTAATCTCTACATTCCGACATTGACCATGACACAGAACAAGCTTTTCAGTACTGTTGGTAAAATATTTTGTCCTCACAGTGCGTTTGCTCTGTTTGCCCATCTTTCAAAGCTGAGCTCATGTACCCAAAGTTTGGGTCACTGGAAACTGTGTTTAAGCTTTGGCAAGTTGGAAGtgctgtgtgtgcgcgcgcgattaaaaaaattactttttgaaaaaaaattactttctgaaAACTTGCTTGAATGTGTGTGTAAACATAAGTTTATGTGGGCAGTAAATGATGTCTAGAATCATACACTCCAAACTGTTAACAGTAGTTCCCCCAGGAAAGGATTTGGACTTTTtcttatactcttaaaaattttgttttttgtttttgtttttcactaagCATATAGTATTTATGTAACTGTTTTTAAGTAGTAATAAAATTTACACGTTCTTTTGGGATTTTAGTGATCTTTTTGAAATTAACTGGCATTTTCAATAATGATTGTTCActattaatattcttttaattcaGTTAACTctgtttgaggggaaaaaattcaTGGTAGACTTTTCTCCCAAAGAATGCAACAACAGATTCTGTAGCTTATGTTAGAAATCACCAGGGATCAGTAGGAGGAGGTGGCCCAGGCTGGCCAAGGTTCAGCAGCATCTCTTCACAAGAAAGAAATGCTTTGGGAAGCATTTTCCGTGATGTGGAAAGAACATATTAAAATACCAGTAGGTTtcagcctttgtttttttttttttttaaaggtatttgaCCAGAGTGCACTTTCAACCGAAGCTAAAGAAGAAATGTACAAACTGTATCCTAATGCCCGGAGGGCTCACCTTAAAACAGGAGGCAATTTCCCATACCTGTGCAGAAGTGCAGAGGTGAATCTTTATGTACAGGTAAGTCCCAGCTTGGAAACCAGGGCACTTTGAACCCACAGTGTATAGTTTGAAACacaaagcttgtttttttttttaatggtggaaTAGGAGAACTACAGAATTCTCTGTAAGAATGAGGCACTTGCTTGATAAAAGTGGTTTGCATTAATAATTTAAAGCAGAATTCAAGCAGGTGTGTTAGAGACAGGTGACTCTCTGCCTACCATCTCTTTTCTAAGAACAGCAGGCCTATATCCACATATCTAGAAGTAGCCATTTGGTATGATGTGACCTTGCCTCCTGGATACAATGAATTCAATCAGAACAGGATACCAGATTCATGAAGCAACTTCCTGATCCACTTTTAGTGCATTAAAATAATACACgcaaaaactgacaaaaactGCCACTTTGTTCTCTACCTTAAATGGATGTTAAAATAGCAGTgagggggtgtgtgggtggctcagtcggctaaacgtccaacttgggctcaggtcatgatctcacggttcatgggttcaaaccctgcatagggctctgtgccaacagcttggagcctggagcctgcttcagattctgtgtctccctctctctctctgcccctcccccacttgtgttccctctctctttctcaaaaataaataaacattaaaaaagatttatttttttttttaagtttaaatagcAATGAGAAATTACTGCTTTGGCAGTTTGGCAAGAAGTATCAAGAACTTCAAAAAACAGTCATGTCCTTTGGTCCTGTCATCCACTTGTGGCAGTGGATCCTAAGTAGAGGACCCTAAATTCAGAAAAACTTGATGCCTGGAGCCCTTCGTGATGATCTTACTCTGAACAGCAGAGGATGGGAAAGACCTGAGTCACAGCAGCAGGACAGGAGGGTAAACAACAACTTATGGAGTTGTGTGCCACCACTTAAGATGATGAAATTTATAGGAACTTGGGAGAGACCTGTTACATgttaaataaagaacaaagatcCCAAATTGTGGGTGttattatttaatgcttatttattttgagagaggggatcgggaggagcagagagagaggaaaagaggatcCCACacgggctctgctctgtcagcacagaacctgacgcagagcttgaactcaaaaactgcaagatcatgacccaggcccaaagtcaagaatcagatgcctaactgactgagccacccaggcgtccctcaagttgtggtttttaaaaatacttgtttttctctgtgttttccaaTTTGTCTCTTATTAGTACATATTACTGTGTAATTTTAGAAGTATAAAATATGCCATAGTGCCATTTAAAAGAACAATTCTGTGTTTCTACAGATACATTTGCTGCAATTCCATGGAACCAAATACGCGGCCATTGATCCGTCGATGGTCAGTGCCGAGGAACTTGAGGTGCAGAAAGGCAGCCTCAGCGTCAGTCAGGAGGAGCAATAGTTGTGGTGTTCGTTGTTAATGATGCGTGATCCAGAGAGTTCTTGTACAATCATGGCGTCAGTGCCCGCCTGGCGGCCTCTCCATTCGGCTGTCAGGTTCACCGGTTATCACTGTGTTTGGAAGTAGGACTGATTGTCGTCTTTGTGACAGGCGGCAGCTCTTCTAAGCCAGTGTAACTGTTCCCTCTTCGGTTTTTTTAGCTTTTGAATTTGAGGAAGTACTTTTGAAGACTCCCATTTTAAGAATTGTGAAAATTTTGCTACCAAAAGTCATCACCACTGTGTTCTTAAGCAAATATTAATTTCTGAAGTTTGGGATTTTGTGagggtttgtttcctttttctttcctcctttctttttatgttatttgctGTAAATGCTGCACATCCAGATTGTGTATCAGAAGGACATCAGTTATTTTTATGAATTCTTGGTTATTGCCGTTATCAAGTGCCAAGCTGTCGCCCTACTGTGTGCTCCCTGCAACATCAACTACTTCTACTTTCCAATTATGCAGAatcattttcagttttatctGTTGTCTTTCTAGCCATTACAGTCATTTGGAATAAAAACTCACTTTCAGCGAATGGCTTTGGTGATTATTGTAGCTGCCCAACTGGGCTACATAGACATAGGACTTTCTGACAAGAAACCGTGGTGGTGTTGGCCAATTTGGTATGACATTACataagttacttaatctctctaagtTGCAGTTTGCTCATTGTAAAGTAACAGTAGGTCTCATTTATTGAGCTGTTACTATGTGCCAGTTACTTTTCAtaccttctttcttccccctcaaTGGGAATGTgtcttaaatctcttttaatttttttttttttttacatttttttaaagtaggttccacgcccaacttggagcttgaactcatgaccctgagattgagagttgcatgctGCACCTACTGAACCAGCCAACTGCCCCAAATCTCTTTCAAactatatattcctttttttttttttcttgccattaatttgttgaagaaataGGCTCATTTGCTCTATGGAATTCCCCACGATCTAGATTTGGCTGATTGCAGCCTCATGGTGTCCTTTAACTTGTTTCTGTGTCCCTGGTATTTCCCATAAGCTGGTACATACATCTAGAGGGTCAGTCAGGCTCAAATTCAGTCTTTTTGGCAGGAATGCTTCATAGGGCGGTGTGCTTCCCATTATGTCACTCAGGAGGCACATAACATCTGGTGGTTTCTAAGTGGTTAACATGATGGTTGAGCTGCCCCTGCTTATCACGGCACAGATGTGTTGTTTCATTGGAGGATGCAAAACAGTGACGCAAATCAGTAACTAGAGTTctctgatttaaaacaaaaatcttcccCTCATCAATTATTTGGTTTCTCTGAGGTACAAGTGAGACAGAAAAATCATCATGAATGCTTCTTTCCCTTTAAGTTTTAAGAATATTGAGTTAGCCATCCTATTTCTGACTTAATCCCCACCACAACCCTGATTAAACTGATTTTTACAGGTGAGGTCATGGAGACTGGGAGGAGCCAAGAGACTTGCTCATCATCACACAggaaagggcagagctgggatgttAACTTGGATCTGACCATCACAAAACCAAGGATCTTTCCACGTAGGCCAGTGTCTGCTCTGACTGTCTTGTGACTCGAGAACAGTCGTGAGTTATGGGAAGCACTTGGGAAGCCATGAAGGTAGGAGCTTAATGTTTTTAACTATTAGCATCTGAGACTACTTCCCAACCAACAGGAACTCCTATGGGCAGAGCCAGGCCACACATGGCCAGTAGCCCCTTCCTCTCCTGGTACAGCAATGAACTGTGAGACtgccctctgctttcttttcacattctcCCCGTGGGAGCCATTTTTCCCTAACAGCTTTAACTACTCCCTGGTTCTATGCCCTGAGGATTGCCATTTCCAGCCCCAACGGATTCTGAGCTGGCCTTGAATGCCTGTACATCAGGCCAGCCTTCTACAGGCACACCAGACTCCACCTGTCAAAAGCCACACCCATGACCCCATTGCCCAAATCTAACCCTTCTCTCCTTAACCCACCGCCCCAACTCCCAGCATCACTGTTCCCCAGATGCCCCAGCTAGAAACAGCCATCTTGgatcccaccccatccccaagtCTCAAGGTGAAGCAGATACCAAGATGAAACTTTGGGAGCAAGATGGTTATTTAGGGTCAAAGAGAAGAGGTTGTGAAGGGAAGTGGATTGGGCAGGGGAGAAGCTGAGCTGTGACACAGGCGTCCCCAAGCACCGGCTGACCACATAGAGGGCTCTTGAGCTAAGAGTGCCCATTGGAATAGTCTCCCGAGGGGCTGAAATAGCCAGGccctcctgcctctccagctcctctctcctcctctttccatGCTTCCTGTGTTCCAACCACACCATCCCCCAAATAGATACATCACACCTCCTCGCCATCGCGCAGACTGGTTTTTTTGCTTGGAATGTGCTTCCCCCCACTTCTGCCTTCTCTGTGAGCTTCTCAgaccttcctctcctttcccttcctcttctccttcctctttccctttctcttcccctttcccttccccgaGGAAGAACAAATCCCACAGTTTTCTGTATACACCCAACACATGATAGTACATTATTGTTGTCCCAGCCCCCCCTCACCCCATCACAAGGTCTCAGAGGGCAGGAACCGTGGCTACTCAGCTCTGCAGCCCAGCTCCCAGCAGACTGCCCGGCATGGAACACACTGAGTAAATATTGACTGGTAGTAGTGAGTTGAGTGGTGTGGTTACAGAGAACCAATCCACAACAGCTTGTCTGACTTGAAATTTTGCCATACTTctcccaaacaaaaaaaccatattgaatgtgaaaaatgtatttcaacatttcaattttattttctttaagaacttGCTTTTTCGTCTCAAAACACAAAATCCATTTCACAAAATTCATCCAGATAAATAGTCTAAATCCCATGTGGTACAAAATACATTTCCTAAATGGAATATATAGAAGAGAAGGTTTCTCCCCCTCAACACAGCACTTGAAGAGGAAGGGCATAGAGGCCACATGCTGCACTGGGGGTCCAAATCATGCTGTGACTGTGCAGCCTCAGTCCTATAGGTGATTGTGTGTAAAATAGGTTGGTTTCAaagcctctttttctttcttttcataagcctcaggtatttttttaaaaattgttaataggctttatttttaaaaacagttaaaaataaaacctgagcagagatgcctgggtggctcagtcacttaagtgtccaacttcagctcaggtcatgatctcgtggtttgtgggtttgagcctcgcgttgggccctgtgctgacagctcagaccttaaagcctgctttggattctgtgtcttctctctctacccctcccccgcttacactctgtctctcaaaaatgttaaaagtaaaaataaaaaataaaaatctgagcaGATAGCACAGAGTTCCCATACACCCCTCTGCCCAGCAATTTCTGCCATATTAACTTGCATTGGTCTTGGTATCTAATGTTTGCAGGTttatctgtaggataaattcctccacgtgggattgctgggtcaaagggcaaatgcatttgtaattttggtAGATATAATGCCGCCTGCCTTTCAGAGGATTGTTCCACTGTGACCTCCCACTGGCCATGTGTGACGGTTGAAGCCCCTTTCAGCTTTTAACAGTttttattctgtctctccctcctgagACTCAGACCCAGTGGATAACTCTGTGGGGAGTTTTTCTAAGACAGTggtccctggggcacctgggtggctcagttgattaagcatccagctcttgatcttggctcaggtcttgaacttaggagttcaagccccgcatcaggctctgcgctgagggtgtggagactgcttggaattctgtctctccctctctctctgcccctcccaccctgtgcacacgcactctctctgtctcttaaaataaacttaaaaaaaaaaaaaagaatgacaactaaatgcaagaTGTGATTCTGGACTGGATCCTGGTCCAGAAAAAGGACATGAAAGGTTCAACtaacaaaatgggaataaagtcTGAAGATGAGTTAATAGTATGGTATcagtgttaatttcctggttttgaaaattatactgtGATTACGTAAGATGGTAATATTTGGGGAAGCTGTATTGTGAAGCATATTCAGAAATTCTTCATACTGTTTCTGCAATGTTTTTGTAAGTctgaaatgatttcaaaataaaattttaaagttaaaaataattctaggggtgcctgggtggcttagtcggttaagcatccaactcttgatttcagctcagatcatgatcttagttgtaggattgagccccacgtggggctgtgcaccgagcatggaacctgcttgggattctctctctccctctctcccatgcatgcgtgctctctctctctctctctcaaaaaaataataaaaataaatttttaaaattaaatttctaaacaaaatgggaaaaaaagaatgtgtgtacCTCTTAGAACTGTCAAAGTATATAAATAAGCTTGTGAACAGAAACACTGTTTTTGTAAGCACAGCATTCATTAAAAGCCAGTGAATGAGTTAAAGGAGGTCCGTTTTGTAAGTGACAGTTGGAGTCCTTTTGCCAGGTTGGGGAGACAGGAATGCTGGGTTTGGCACCTGACCTCAACAGCCGATTAGCTGCTTATccattctgagcctcagtgtcctttcTGAAAAGATGGCCCTTGCATCTCAGGGGACTGCTGTGATGCTCCAAGAGCTGCAAAGGACTGCACCTGTGGGAAGGGATTACCTGCAAAACCTGAACTGGCCCCTGGACTAACCCCTGTGAAAGAGATTACAAACAGTGCCTGCTGGTCCTGCAGGGCTGGGTGTTTCAGTACAAGCAGCTGGAGGTCTGttaacagtgattttttaaaagcccttaaATGGTGGTCCTCTTCTGTTCAGGGGCCCCCATTCAGAGTCTGCATGCCCCTGAAGGTCTGGCCTCTCCAGTTACATGGCTGTACACCTCCTGGGGGTACCCGGGTCAGCATTTGCTTTCTTCCTGATGCTTTCTGCAAGACAGAAGAATCCTATTACTTCATGTTGCCTAAGCTCTGCCTCACAGagctggttttaaaaatgttttaattgccTGCCAGagtttgtgttaaaaaaaagatagagcaATAATATTTAAGAacgttttgaaaaagaaagtcatCCCTAATCCCTCCACTCTGAAGTGACTGTTTCCCACTTTGCCTGCAGCAGCTGTGAGATACTACAAAGGGggactttcctttttcctctcaatAACATGCTACCCATGTTTTTACTAACCTAGCCTTCGTTATTATTGGTGACCGCCTAACACCCTGTCCTGTGGTAGCCCTGTAATGCACCATGCCAGGGACGTGTATTACAGTATTTAAGGTTCTTTCATCATgagctgattttgtttttaatgagggATTAGTACTGAACCTTTTATCTCGCTTGCCTGATGATTCCACAGGGTGCCCTGAATCTCAAACCAGGCTTTTGGAATTGACAGACTCAAAAGGTCGTGATGGcctcagatattttatttatttgaccaGCTCTGACTGGTTCAACTCATATTAAGCTACTTCTGGCCTATATATATTACTGCTTGTGAAAAAAGAAGTCTATAGGCTGTTCCAGCCTTATTTtaaactagaaacaaaaacaaaaatcaaagtacagaGGGCCAGAGATGATAACACCAGTGGCTTTGGGGCTGTGAAAGTTGCAGGCATCATCTGAGCCCAAACCCTCATggcacagatggggaaatgggggCCAGGAGGTACTGTGGTTTGCTCAGGGCTCTGCCTGAATTCCAGTAGACAAGGCTAGGACCAGCAATCTGGAAGGTGCTGCCCCACAGCATTATGGCCTGGGCAGAACTTTGGGGACCCTGTCACACTCCAGGGTGGGCCATGCAGCTCTGACTCTGGGGCCCAGTATTGCCCTGAGCAGAGGACACTCTTACCAGCCAGGTCCCTCCTGCCAATGGCCACGAGGCCCTCGAACAGTGCTTTGTTGGGGTTCTCACCGGCTATGGCCACACCATGCAGCCAGATAAGCAGCATCCGGTGGCCATGCTCCTGGTAGCTCTTGATGCCTGAAGACcatgaggagagaaagagaaggagccaAGTCTGAGCAGATGTCTGTAGTACACATGTCCAGGTGGGAAAGAGCCAAGAGGCCCTTTTCCAAGCTCCGGTGGAGCTCAGcccagagatggggagaggagggaagagacagCCTCAgatggggtgagggtggaggttTTGTATCTTAGAACGTCTCCAACCCCAGGCTTTCTCCTGAGCATCCACCATGCATCCTGTTGGTGTTGCTCTGAAGAGAGAAAGATTTGGCACTTGTTGTTGTGATTCCATGATGCACATGACTGTTCCCTTCATCTCTGGTTGCTCATCTGTGCCTTGCACGCTAGCggccctattttacagatgagaaaaccagcaTAGTGGGAGACACAGGTGGCCATGTTCTCGCCCCTGCACCAGTGATTCTTAGCTGTAACTGCTCATTGGAAACCCTTGGGAAGTCTTAGAAAACACTGACACCTGGGTTCCATTACCCTCCCCAGAGATTCCAACCTACTTGGGTCTGGGTGCAGCCTGGGCGCTAAGCAGTGTTACACCTTCCCAGGTAATTCCAATGTACAGCCATGTTTGAAAATAATTGCCCACACTCTTCAGTGCCAGAGGAGGGCGTTAACTTGTTACTAAACTCTGTGACAAGGTCTGCTCTCCCAGTTGGGGACCCACATGTTTGGGCACAGCCATCAGGGCCAAATCAGTCCATTCACTGGCACATTCAGCAGGCACTTCCTCATGGTGCTGCCCTTGGTGTAGCTGTTTCATTTGACCCATTTACTCACTATTCCTCGCCCCAGCCCCATAATTTACCAGTACTCCTTTATCATCTGTGAAAGTTCTTATCCATCATAGATGCTACTTTTGGACTCCCTGCTCTATTTCACTAACTGGtgtgcatatttttatgtttgggaAAACATATGTCGGGTATCTGTCTATGCTTTATTGGAGCTTTATAAAAGGTTGGGTCTGGTTGGATTAGACCTTCTTCACTTTTCCTCCCagaatattcatttaaatattcccTCTTTATTCTCTCAAGTGAACTCTAGAATCCTTTAGTCAAGtttcaaaagctttctattttgatttgatttgattaaaacaaacaattttggggacacctgggtggtggctcagtcagttaagcatctcttgattttggctaaggtcatgatctcatagtttcatgagtttgagccccgcattgggctctgtgctgacagtgcagagcctgcttgggattctctctctcctctctctctctgcccctaccctgcttgctcactctttcaaaat
Protein-coding regions in this window:
- the SPG21 gene encoding maspardin isoform X1; amino-acid sequence: MGEIKVSPDYNWFRSTVPLKKIIVDDDDSKIWSLYDAGPRNIRCPLIFLPPVSGTADVFFRQILALTGWGYRVIALQYPVYWDHLEFCDGFRKLLDHLQLDKVHLFGASLGGFLAQKFAEYTHTSPRVHSLILCNSFSDTSIFNQTWTANRSLFYSFWLMPSFMLKKIVLGNFSSGPVDPLMADAIDFMVDRLESLGQSELASRLTLNCQNSYVEPHKIRDIPVTIMDVFDQSALSTEAKEEMYKLYPNARRAHLKTGGNFPYLCRSAEVNLYVQIHLLQFHGTKYAAIDPSMVSAEELEVQKGSLSVSQEEQ
- the SPG21 gene encoding maspardin isoform X2, with the protein product MGEIKVSPDYNWFRSTVPLKKIIVDDDDSKIWSLYDAGPRNIRCPLIFLPPVSGTADVFFRQILALTGWGYRVIALQYPVYWDHLEFCDGFRKLLDHLQLDKVHLFGASLGGFLAQKFAEYTHTSPRVHSLILCNSFSDTSIFNQTWTANSFWLMPSFMLKKIVLGNFSSGPVDPLMADAIDFMVDRLESLGQSELASRLTLNCQNSYVEPHKIRDIPVTIMDVFDQSALSTEAKEEMYKLYPNARRAHLKTGGNFPYLCRSAEVNLYVQIHLLQFHGTKYAAIDPSMVSAEELEVQKGSLSVSQEEQ